A stretch of Vigna angularis cultivar LongXiaoDou No.4 chromosome 4, ASM1680809v1, whole genome shotgun sequence DNA encodes these proteins:
- the LOC108331582 gene encoding importin subunit beta-1, with protein MAMEVTQVLLNAQSIDGNVRKHAEDTLRQFQEQNLPGFLVSLSGELASEDKPVDSRKLAGLILKNALDAKDESRKQELVQRWLSLDPVAKAQVKSCLLQTLSSLALEARSTATQVIAKVAGIELPQKQWPELIGSLLSNIHQVPTHVKQATLETLGYLCEEVSPQVVDQEQVNKILTAVVQGMNASEGNNDVRLAATIALYNALGFAQANFTNDMERDYIMRVVCETTISPEVKIRQAAFECLVSIAAMYYEKLAPYIQDIYNITAKAVRGDEEPVALQAIEFWSTICDEETDILEEYIGDSNGDSEIPCFYFIKQALPALIPLLLETLLKQEEDQDLDEGAWNIAMAGGTCLGLVARTVGDDIVPLVMPFIEENITKPDWRQREAASYAFGSILEGPSPDKLAPLVNHALPFMLSALVKDPNNHVKDTTAWTLGRMFEFLHSSIVGTPIINEGNCQQIITVLLQSMTDVPNVAEKACGALYFLAQGYEDVGPTSPITPFFQDIVQSLLTVTRREDATESRLRTSAYETLNEVVRCSTDETAPLVLQLVSVIMMELHKCLEAQNLSSDEREKRSELIGLLCGCMQVIIQKLGSSEGTKYVFLQCSDQIMGLFFRVFAFRNATAHEEAMLAIGALAYAIGPDFAKYMPEFYKFLDMDLQNFEEYQVCAVTVGVVGDICRALEDKILPYCDGIMTQLLKNLSSDNLHRSVKPPLFSCIGDIALAIGDNFNKYLMYAMNTLQLAAEMYAHTSGFDDEMTEYINSLRNGILEAYSGIFQGFKNSSKSQLLIPYAPHILQFLDSIYMEKDMDEVVMKTAIGVLGDLADTLGSNAGSLIQQSLSSRDFLNECLTSEDHLIKESAEWAKLAITRAISV; from the exons ATGGCAATGGAAGTTACTCAGGTACTTTTGAATGCTCAATCAATTGATGGGAATGTCCGGAAGCATGCCGAGGACACTCTGCGACAATTTCAGGAGCAAAACCTTCCTGGATTCTTGGTCTCTCTGTCTGGAGAATTAGCAAGTGAAGATAAACCGGTTGATAGCCGAAAGTTGGCAGGTCTAATACTGAAAAATGCTTTGGATGCCAAGGATGAAAGCAGAAAGCAGGAATTGGTTCAAAGATGGTTGTCTCTGGACCCTGTGGCGAAAGCTCAAGTTAAGTCATGCTTGCTGCAAACACTCTCTTCTCTTGCCCTTGAAGCTCGATCTACAGCAACTCAAGTAATTGCTAAAGTTGCTGGAATTGAGCTTCCTCAGAAACAGTGGCCTGAGCTGATCGGGTCACTTCTATCAAATATTCATCAAGTACCTACTCATGTAAAGCAGGCAACTTTGGAGACTCTAGGGTATTTGTGTGAGGAAGTATCTCCTCAGGTTGTTGATCAGGAAcaagtaaataaaatacttaCTGCTGTAGTTCAAGGTATGAATGCATCTGAAGGGAATAATGATGTTAGGCTTGCTGCTACAATTGCGTTATACAATGCTCTTGGATTTGCTCAGGCTAATTTTACCAATGATATGGAGCGTGATTATATAATGAGAGTTGTTTGTGAAACAACTATATCCCCAGAAGTGAAAATACGTCAAGCAGCCTTTGAATGTTTGGTCTCTATTGCTGCCATGTATTATGAGAAACTAGCTCCTTACATCCAGGATATATATAACATCACGGCAAAGGCTGTTAGGGGTGATGAGGAGCCTGTTGCTCTTCAAGCCATAGAATTTTGGAGTACAATTTGTGATGAGGAGACTGATATCTTGGAAGAATATATAGGTGATTCCAATGGAGACTCTGAAATaccttgtttttattttataaagcaagCCCTTCCTGCACTTATCCCTCTGCTGCTGGAAACATTACTCAAACAAGAAGAAGATCAGGATCTGGACGAAGGTGCATGGAATATTGCAATGGCAGGTGGTACATGCCTTGGTTTAGTTGCTCGTACTGTTGGAGATGATATTGTGCCACTGGTAATGCCCTTCATTGAGGAGAATATAACCAAACCAGATTGGAGGCAAAGGGAGGCAGCCTCTTACGCTTTTGGATCTATCTTGGAGGGGCCTTCCCCTGACAaattagcacctcttgttaacCATGCGTTACCATTTATGCTCAGTGCTTTAGTGAAGGACCCAAACAACCATGTGAAAGACACCACTGCTTGGACATTGGGACGAATGTTTGAATTTCTTCACAGTTCAATTGTTGGTACGCCAATTATTAATGAGGGAAATTGCCAACAGATTATTACTGTTCTCCTTCAGAGCATGACGGATGTTCCCAATGTTGCTGAGAAGGCCTGTGGTGCTTTGTATTTTCTTGCCCAGGGTTATGAGGATGTGGGACCAACATCTCCTATAACTCCCTTTTTTCAGGATATTGTTCAATCCCTTCTGACTGTTACTCGTAGAGAGGATGCTACAGAATCGCGGTTGAGAACTTCGGCATATGAAACACTGAATGAAGTGGTTAGGTGTTCAACAGATGAAACAGCTCCTTTGGTGTTACAACTAGTTTCTGTCATCATGATGGAGCTGCACAAATGTCTTGAAGCGCAAAATCTTTCTTCTGATGAACGGGAAAAGCGTAGTGAATTGATAGGCCTCCTCTGTGGGTGCATGCAAGTAATTATTCAGAAGCTAGGGTCTTCAGAAGGTACCAAATATGTCTTCTTGCAGTGTTCTGATCAGATAATGGGACTATTTTTCAGGGTCTTTGCTTTTAGAAATGCCACTGCACATGAGGAGGCAATGCTAGCCATTGGAGCCCTTGCCTATGCGATAGGCCCTGATTTTGCGAAATACATGCCAGAATTTTACAAGTTTCTTGACATGGACCTTCAGAACTTTGAGGAGTACCAAGTTTGTGCTGTCACTGTTGGTGTGGTAGGGGACATATGCAGAGCATTGGAGGACAAAATACTGCCTTATTGTGATGGGATTATGACACAACTTCTTAAAAATTTGTCGAGTGATAATTTACACCGTTCTGTGAAGCCCCCCCTGTTTTCATGCATTGGTGATATAGCACTTGCAATAGGagataactttaataaatacttAATGTATGCCATGAACACATTACAACTTGCTGCAGAGATGTATGCCCACACATCAGGTTTTGATGATGAAATGACAGAGTACATCAATTCTTTGAGAAATGGGATATTAGAGGCATATTCTGGGATTTTTCAAGGGTTTAAAAATTCATCAAAATCCCAGCTTTTGATTCCTTATGCGCCTCACATCCTCCAGTTTTTGGATAGCATATACATGGAAAAAGACat GGACGAAGTAGTTATGAAAACAGCAATTGGGGTCCTTGGAGATCTAGCTGATACCCTGGGAAGCAATGCTGGTTCTTTAATACAGCAGTCTTTGTCAAGCAGAGACTTTTTGAATGAATGTTTGACCTCAGAAGATCATTTGATTAAGGAATCTGCTGAGTGGGCCAAGTTGGCTATCACTCGAGCTATATCTGTTTGA